The sequence below is a genomic window from Burkholderia contaminans.
CGCCTGAACGAACCGCGCTACGTGACGCTGCCGAACATCATGAAGGCGAAGAAGAAGCCGCTCGACACGGTGAAGCCGGAAGATCTCGGTGTCGATGTGAAGCCACGCCTGAAAGTGCTCAAGGTGGCCGAACCGCCGAAGCGCACAGCCGGCGTGAAGGTACCGGACGTGAAGACGCTGGTCGAGAAGCTGAAGACCGAAGCCAAGGTGCTGTAAGAGGGAGCGGAAAGAAATGACGATTCTGGTGATTGCAGAACACGACAACGCGTCGATCAAGGCCGCGACGTTGAACACGGTGGCGGCGGCGGCGAAGATTGGCGGCGACATTCACGTGCTGGTCGCGGGCCACAATGCGCAAGCGGCTGCTGACGCAGCAGCGAAGATCGCAGGTGTGTCGAAGGTCCTCCTGGCCGACGCGCCGCAACTCGAAGCGGGCCTGGCGGAAAACGTCGAGGCGACCGCGCTGAACATCGCGAAGGACTACTCGCACATCCTCGCGCCGGCGACGGCCTACGGCAAGAACATCGCCCCGCGTATCGCCGCGAAGCTGGACGTCGCGCAGATCTCGGACATCACGGCAGTTGACAGCGCGGACACGTTCGAGCGCCCGATCTACGCGGGCAACGCGATCGCGACGGTGCAGTCGAGCGACCCGATCAAGGTCATCACGGTGCGTGCGACGGGTTTCGATCCAGTAGCGGCCGAAGGTGGCAGCGCAGCAGTCGAGAAGATCGAGGCGGCGGCCGACGTAGGCAAGTCGCAGTTCGTGAGCCGTGAAGTGACGAAGCTGGACCGTCCGGAACTGACGAGCGCGAAGATCATCGTGTCGGGCGGCCGCGGTCTGGGCAGCGGCGAGAATTACACGAAGGTGCTGGAGCCGCTGGCGGACAAGCTGTCAGCAGCACTCGGCGCTTCGCGCGCGGCAGTCGACGCAGGCTACGTGCCGAACGACTATCAGGTCGGCCAGACCGGCAAGATCGTCGCACCGCAGCTGTACATCGCGGTAGGCATCTCGGGTGCGATCCAGCACCTGGCCGGCATGAAGGATTCGAAGGTGATCGTCGCGATCAACAAGGATCCGGAAGCGCCGATCTTCAGCGTGGCCGACTATGGCCTCGTCGGCGATCTGTTCTCGCTCGTGCCGGAGCTCGTGAGCGAACTGTAAAACCATCGCCCCTGCGATGCCCTGACGTCCGTCGGATCATGGAACTGCCGGACGTCAGGGCTCGCAGTCGACATCACTCAAAATAAACGACAGCGTTTCCGCCGCGGCCTTCAATTCGGACACTACGCGCCGACGGATTGCAGTCATATCCGGCTCCAGCTCGACCGCACCGCAGTTCAGCGCCATCAGCGTGTGGGTACGACCGACCACAATAGGCACTGCTATGCCGTATGCATTCCGCTGATATTCGCCAACCGACATGCACACGCCCGACTGCTCCAGGTCGGCAAACGCCGCATCAAGGTTCTTTTGGACGACATCCGCGTCGTCTCCTGCCGCTTCGAGCAACTCCGCGATCAATGCATCGCGCGCATCCTCAGGTAGTCCGTAGAGGTAAGCACGGCCGACAGCAGTCGACTCCATCGGCAGCAAGGAGCCGACGCCAAGCCGCAAGGTCGCGATCTTGGGGCTTGCTCGCCACGCGATATACACCATGTCGAGCCGATGCGGGACCGCAAGCGCTACCGACAGATCCAGCTTGTCGGCAAGTTTCTGCATCACGGGCGTAACCAGACGCGTGACCGGATTTGCCTCCAGGTACGCGTGGCCGATGCTCAATGCGCCGGCACTGAGTTCGAACTGCCGGCCGCCGCCCACGCGGCGCAGATAACCCGTCGAAATCAGTGTCGACGTCAGTCGAGACACTGTCGCCTTCGGGAGACCGGTACGCCGTACCAGTTCCGCATTCGACAAGGGCGCACGTACCGCCCGAAACGCATGCAGCACCTCGAGCCCTCGCTCGACGGTCAACGTCACACCTGTTTGGCTGTCGGTCTTTTCCATATTCGTGTCAGCCGGCGACGATCGCCTGCTCCTGCAAATGCCGGGCGGCTGCAACGAGACGCGGCCCGAGTTCACGCTCGACCCGGGCACGTCCCAGCCGGGCGCTGCGGCCAATGCAGGCGAGCACGAGCGGGGTATGGTCCTGGACCACCAGCGGCACCGCGAGAATCGTGAGATCCGGCTCCCACTCGCCCAGCGACACGCAATAGCCGACGTTGTGCACCTGTGAAATGCCCTCGCTGATACGGCGACGCAGGTTGGGCCAATCACGCCCTGTCTTGCGTTCGATGTTGCCCAGCAAGTAAAAGCGTTCAAGTTCCGGGAGTGCCGCGAGCATGGCCCAGCCCATCGGCGATGATGCGATACGTAGGCGAGTGCCCGCATAGAGCTTCAGATCGACTGACGCCGGCTTGCTCGCGCACGTTTCCAGCACGATCACATCGAGACGATCCCGTGTGCCGAGTACCACATAGGTTTCGCTCGCATTCGCGAATGCCTGCATTTCAAGTCGCGCTAGCAGTTGAACGTTGGAATGAGCGATTGCCGCATAGCCGAGCGACAGCACGGGCGCGGCAAGCCGGTATTTTCGACGCTGCGGCGAATAGTGAAGGTAACCGAGCGCGACCAGAGAACGCGCCATCCGGGAAACCGTCGGTGCAGGAATACCCGTCTCGGCCACGAGTTCCTGGTTGCCGAGCCACGGCTCGTGCGGGGAAAACGCAGCCAGTATCGCGAGACTCCGTGCCAATGGAACGACCATCGATTGGGATGCGGATCCGCTGTCCAGATTCCGGCCGTCGTCGAGCGATGGATCGCCCCAGGTTGCCTTCTCCTGTCCGGACGCGGGTGTCTCTGCCTGGCGTGCGTGAGGCGACATCGATTGCTCCGTTTGTCTCTATCTGGCTCTGAAAACGGCCATGAACTATCTGTTCTGCAACCACGGACCGCGCGCGGCATCAACGGCGCGCGGTCCGTGGTTGCATCCGATGGCATTCATTACAGGACCCGGGAGGCATCAAGTCAATTGGATCGCCGACTCATTCCGTACTTTGAAAGACGGAACAGAACGCACACTGCACACGGATACGGTGAATCGGCGGTTTTCCGTAGCTGACGCGTCGGAACGCCTGCCATGCGACCAATCATAGTACGGAACAAATCCGCAATCGATCCAGATCAGTCGACAACCGCCTCTGGCCGATGCACGGGAATCCAGCCAGGCGCCATTTCAATCGCCGCCCACAAGCCCTCCGGAATCGACAATTGCGACTGCTCGCCCATATCGATTGCGTGGCGAATTTGTGCGTCGCAACCTGTTTCGGCGATCGCCACCCAATCCGGATTCATCACGAGCCCTTTTCCAACCGCTACCAGCGACAGCCCGAGATCGAGGGCGTCCGCGGCTTCGCGCGGGGTGCGAAGCATCCCGGCAGACATCACCGGCACGCGGCCGCCGACATGGTCGACGATCGCTTTCACCGTGAGGCCGGTATCCGCGCCCAACGGCCGTGCACCTCGAACGTCATTGAGAGACGCGTGCACGTAGTCGACCCCGCCCTCGATGACCTTGTCTACCAGTGCGCAAACATCCGGCACACGATATCCGCCCTCCTCGCGCTCCTCCGGAGATATCCGGTACCCCAACAGGAACGGGCGCTTCGCGTACGCGGCAATCACACGTCGCGCCTCGCTGACGACCGCCAGCGGAAAGCGCATGCGGTTCTCCAGCGACCCACCCCATTCGTCACAGCGCCGGTTGTAGCGCGGAGAAAAGAAATTTTGCAGCAGGAAGCCATGCGCGCCGTGCAGTTCCACGCCATCGAATCCCGCTTCGATCGCCCGGCGAACGGTGTCGCCAAAAGCCCGCACCATGTCTTCGATCTCGTTGGACGCCAGCGGTCGCGGCGTTACGTCACCGCGGTTGAACGGTCCCGCCAGTGCGGCGACGGCGGATGCGCTCACGAGTTCGCCATTCGGGACGGCCTCGACAACGGCTTTGTTGCCAGCATGGAAAATTTGCAGGACGGCAAGCGCGCCACCGCTCTTGGCCGCTTCGGCCAGTCTTCTCAGGCTGGGAATGAAACGGTCGTCGTAAGCGGCGAACTCGTCGGTAAAGCCGATGCCGTTCTCCGTCACATGCGTACAACCGGTCACGACCATGCCGACGCCTTGAACACGGCGCCGGTAGTAGTCGAGTTCGGCGTCTGAAATGGCGCCATCGGGGTCGGCGGACCAGGTCGTCATCGGTGCCATCACAACGCGATTGCGCAGTGTCAGGCCATTACGAAAAACAAGAGATCGGAAAAGGGAAGCATGCTCATTCGTCATTTGAATGCAAGGCCATCGCTCGTCGCGCAGCCCGTGAATACAGGAGTAACGATGATGCGGGCGGGATGCATCGCCATCAAGACACACGAGACGACATCAGTGTTAATTCGAGATTGACAACGAGGGCCGCCGAGACCGAATCATTTCGACGAATTGCCGGCGATCGAGCGATAGCACGCTCGAAATGTCAGGTCACGTTGAGCGCGGCCATATCCGCTTCGAGGGCCGTCGGAATCGATGCTTGCAGCGACTCGACGAAGGTCCGGATCTTCGCATCGAGATACTGGCGTGATGGATAGAGTGCGTAAGCCGTCAGCGACTGCAGCGTGTAATCGGGCAGCACCCGTACCAATCCGCCACCTCGCAGGGTCGGCACTGCAGTCGACATGGGCAATGCGCCGATTCCGGCGCCAGCGCGCAAGGCAACGGCCAGCGCCTCTGCCGTATTGACCCGGAGCTGGGCCGGTGGCAGTTCGAAACGCTCGGCACCATGCGGCCCGGTCAACTGCCAGTGGTTGTTCGGGAACACGGACGAGACGATTTGCAGGCAAGCGTGTTCAGCAAGCATTTGCGTATCGAGCGGTACGCCATGCGTGTCGAGATAGGCCTGTGATGCACACAGCACACTGCTGAGCCTACCGAGACGCTTCGACACGAGCCCCGAATCCGGCAGGTCAGCCGCACTCAGCTGCAGCGAGACGTCATAGCCGTCATCGATCAAGTCCGGCACATGCTGAGACAGCGTCAGTTCGACCAACACGTTCGGATAGGATTGCCGATATGCCAACACGGCCGGCAATACATAGCTCTGGCCGAAACCCGGTGTCGCGTGTACGCGCAGGCGCCCCGCCGGCCTCGCATGCGCGTCGGCCGCCTCCGCCTCGGCCAGGTCGATGCCGGCGAGAATCTGCTCGCACCGACCGAGATAGCGTTCACCCGCTTCCGTCAGTGCGATCCGCCGCGTCGTTCGGTTGATCAACCGCGTCCTCAGATGCGTCTCGAGCGCACCAACCGCACGCGACACGAGCGCGGTTGTAACGTCCATACGCTCTGCCGCGCCGGTAAAGCTGCCCTCTTCGGCAACGCGCACGAAGAATTTCATTGCTTGAAGCTTGTCCAACCGATCACTTCCTAATCAAATCGATCCGATCAAAGGGACGCGACAGACGGCAACGCGCATCTGGAATCGTGGTCCGACAAGCGAGCCAGCATTACACGGCTCCCTTCATCTCGATCAGCAGATCCTTCGCCGCCACCCGCTCGCCCGGCTTCACGTGCACGGCCGCGATCTCGCAGTCGCGCTCCGCCGCGATGTGTGTTTCCATCTTCATCGCCTCGAGCGCGATCAGCGTCGTACCGGCCGTCACGCGCTGCCCCGGCTGCACGGCGACCGTCACCACCGAGCCCGGCATCGGCGCGGCGATGTGCAGCGGATTGCCCGGATCGGCGCGCTGCAACCCATGGCGCTCCTTGCCCGCGTGCACGACCGTCTTCTGCTCGACCAGCGCGGAGCGCGACTGGCCGTTCAGCTCGAACAGCACCTTCACGATGCCGTCCTCCGCATCGGCGTGCTGGCCCTGCAGCGACACGAGCAGCGTCTTGCCCGGCTCGATGTCGATCGCCACCTCCTCCTGCGGCTGCAGCCCGTACAGGAACGCCGACGTCGGCACGACCGACGTGTCGCTGTAGGAGCGAACGTGCGCATAGTAGTCGACCGTCTGCTTCGGATACATCAGGTACGACGCCAGTTGCCGATCGTCGAGCGGCTGCTCGCACGCGGCCTCGGCCTGCTTGCGTGCCGCGTCGAGATCGACCGGCGGAATCTGGTCGCCCGGGCGATACGGCGCCGGCGGCTCGCTCTTGAGCACCTTGCGCGACAGCTCGGCCGGGAAGCCGTCGGGTGGAAAACCCAGCTCACCCTTGAACAGCGACACGACCGATTCCGGAAACGCGATGTCCTTGTCCGGGCTGCGCACGTCGTCTACGCTCAGGTCGTTCGCGACCATCATCAGCGCCATGTCGCCGACCACCTTCGACGTCGGCGTGACCTTCACGATGTCGCCAAACAGTCGGTTCACGTCTGCATACGCACGCGACACCTCGGTCCAGCGATGATCGATGCCGAGCGAGCGCGCCTGCTCGCGCAGGTTCGTGTACTGGCCGCCGGGCATCTCGTGACGGTAGACGTCGGCCGTGCCCGCGCGGATCTCCGATTCGAACGGCGCGTAATAACGGCGCACGCCTTCCCAGTACATCGATGCTTCGTGCAGGCGATCCTGGTCAAGCCCCGGATCACGCTCGCTGCCGGCCAGCGCGGCCGCGATGCTCGACAGGTTCGGTTGCGACGTGAGCCCGCTCATTGCATCGAGCGCGCCGTCCACCGCGTCGCAGCCCGCACCGATCGCCGCGAGCACCGACGCCGCAGCGATGCCGCTCGTGTCGTGCGTGTGGAAATGCACGGGCAGCCCGGTTTCCTCCTTGAGCGCCTTCACGAGCGTCGCGACCGCTTGCGGACGGCAGATGCCGGCCATGTCCTTGATGCCGAGCACGTGCACGCCGGCCTGCTGGAGCTCGCGCGCGATGCCGACGTAATACTTGAGGTCGTACTTCGAGCGCGACGTGTCGAACAGGTCGCCGGTGTAGCAGATCGCGCCTTCGCACAGCATCCCGCTCTCGCCGACCGCGTCGATCGCCACGCGCATGTTGCGCACCCAGTTCAGCGAGTCGAACACGCGGAACACGTCGACGCCAGCGCTCGCAGCCTGCTGCACGAAGAAGCGCACGACGTTGTCCGCGTAGTTCGTATAGCCGACCGCGTTCGAGCCGCGCAGCAGCATCTGGAACAGGATGTTCGGCACGCGTTCGCGCAGCAGTGCGAGCCGCTCCCACGGGTCTTCCTTCAGGAAGCGCAGCGCGACGTCGAAGGTCGCGCCACCCCAGCATTCGAGCGAGAACAGCTGCGACAGCTCGCGCGCATAGAACGGCGCGATCGGCAGCATGTCGGCCGTGCGCATGCGCGTCGCGAACAGCGACTGGTGCGCGTCGCGCATCGTCGTGTCGGTCAGCAGCACCTGCTTCTGGTCGAGCATCCAGCGCGCGAACTTCTCGGGGCCGAGCTCGCGCAAGCGATCGCGCGTGCCGGCCGGGATCGCCACGGCCGTATCGATCTTCGGCAGCACCGGTTTCTGCAGCGGCAGCGCCGGCAGCGTGCGGCCGTTCATCTCGGCGTTGCCGTTGACGTTCAGCTCGCCTAGATAGCGCAGCAGCTTCGTCGCGCGGTCGCCGCGTTTCGCGAATTCGAGCAGTTCCGGCGTCTTGTCGATGAAGCGCGTCGTCACGTCACCCGCGATGAAGGCCGGATGGTTGATCACGTTCTCGAGGAACTGCAGGTTCGACGTGACGCCACGAATCCGGAACTCGCGCAGCGCGCGATCCATCCGGTGAATCGATTCGGCCGCCGTCGGCGCCCAGGTCGTCACCTTCACGAGCAGCGAGTCGTAGTACGGCGTGATCACCGCGCCGCCATAGGCGGTGCCGGCATCGAGCCGCACGCCGAAGCCCGCCGCGCTGCGATAGGCCGTGAGCCGCCCGTAGTCGGGCAGGAAGTCGTTCTCCGGATCCTCGGTCGTGATCCGGCATTGCAGCGCGTTGCCGTTCAGCGGGATCGCGTGCTGCTCCGGCACGCCGGCTGCGCGCGCGATGAGCGAGCCGTCGCCGTCCGTCGCATCCTCCGTCAGCCCGATCTGCCCACCTTCCGTGATGCGGATCTGTGCCTTCACGATGTCGATCCCGGTGATCATCTCGGTCACCGTGTGCTCGACCTGGATGCGCGGGTTCACCTCGATGAAGTAGAACTGGCCGGTGTCGGCGTCCATCAGGAATTCGACGGTGCCCGCGTGCGTGTAGCCCACGGCACGCATCAGGCGCAGCGCCGATTCGCACAGTGCTTGCCGGCCGTCGTGATCGAGATACGGCGCCGGCGCGCGTTCGACGACCTTCTGGTTGCGTCGCTGCACCGTGCAGTCGCGCTCGTACAGATGCACGACCGTGCCGTGCAGGTCGCCGAGCACCTGCACCTCGACGTGCCGCGCATTGCGCACGAGTTTCTCGACGTACACCTCGTCGTTGCCGAACGCGGCCAGCGCCTCGCGGCGCGCGACGGGCAGCAGCGTCTCGAGGTCGCGTTCGTTCTCGAGCACGCGCATCCCGCGCCCGCCGCCGCCCCAGCTCGCCTTCAGCATCAGCGGATAGCCAACTTCCGCGGCCAGTGCCTTGCACGCATCGAGATCGTCCGGCAACGGCGCGGTCGCGGGCATCACCGGCACGCCTGCGGCGATCGCCGCGTTGCGCGCGGCCACCTTGTTGCCGAGCGTACGCATCACGTCCGGCGACGGGCCGATCCAGCGGATGCCTGCATCGATCACGGCCTGCGCGAAATCCGGGTTCTCGGACAGGAAGCCGTAGCCGGGATGGATCGCGTCGACCTTCGCCTGCCGCGCGACGCGCAGGATGTCGTCGATGTCCAGATACGCGGCGAGCGGCTTCTTGCCCTCGCCGATCAGGTAGCTCTCGTCCGCCTTGAAGCGATGCAGCGCAAGCCGGTCTTCCTTCGAATAGACCGCCACCGTGCGAATGTTCAGCTCAGCGGCGGCACGCATCACGCGGATCGAGATTTCCGAGCGGTTCGCGATCAGGATGGACTGGATGGGGGTAGAAGTCACGGCAGCTATGAATCGTTAAGGGTTAAAGAGATCCTGTCGACGCGATCCATCCGCCGCCGAACCGATTTCCCGGGGATGCGCGAGATCTGCGGCGTCGTTCGCGATGCATCGGACTGCTTCCGGGCATCTGCATTCTCACGAGTTCTGCCGGGGGTCGCTATCGGCATCGCGACGACGAACAGCACTCAGCCGACCTGCTGACGGCATCGGTGCGGCGTGCAGATGCCCGAAACCAGCGTTAGTCGCGGTGCATGAACAACGATGTGTGATCCATCCAGTCATAGTGAGCGCTGCCGCCCACCCACGCCCAGTTCGCGGCATCGCGCCGCGCCCCGTCCGGGCTCAGGCGTGCGAACGATCGTTCGGCCTCCGTTGCCCTGTCGCGCCGTGCTTCGGCATGTTCGTCGAAACCCGTCATCGCATCCTTCGCATCGCGCTTCATTGCGCGTCACGGACCATGTTGCGGGCGATCACCACCTGCTGGATCTGGGTCGTGCCCTCATAGATGCGGAACAGGCGCACATCGCGATAGAAGCGCTCGATCGCGTATTCGGCCATGTAGCCGGCGCCGCCGAAAATCTGCACGGCGCGATCGGCCACACGGCCGCACATCTCGGAGGCGAACAGCTTCGCGCACGAGGCCTCGGTGCTGACCGGCAGCTTGTCGTCGCGCCGGCGCGCGGCATCCACCACCATGCAGCGAGCCGCATAGATCTCGGCCTTGCTGTCAGCCAGCATCGCTTGCACGAGCTGGAAATCGGCGATCGGCTTGCCGAACTGCTTGCGCTCCATCGCATAGGACAACGCCATCGACAGCATTCGCTCGGCCACGGCAACGCATACCGCGGCGATATGGATGCGCCCCTTGTCCAGCACCTTCATCGCCGTCTTGAAACCCTGCCCTTCCTTCCCGCCGATCAGGTTCGCCGCCGGCACGCGCACACCGTCGAAGATCACATCGCACGTATGAGCACCTTTCTGCCCCATTTTCTTATCGCGCTTGCCGAAGCTGATGCCAGGCGTTTTCGCATCGACGATGAACGCCGAAATGCCGCCCGAGCCTTTGTCGTCCGGATTGGTGCGGGCCATCAGCGTGAAGATGCCCGCATGAGGCGCGTTCGTGATGAAGCGCTTGGTGCCGTTGACCACGTAGTCGTCTCCATCCCGGATCGCCGTGGTGCGAAG
It includes:
- a CDS encoding electron transfer flavoprotein subunit alpha/FixB family protein, with product MTILVIAEHDNASIKAATLNTVAAAAKIGGDIHVLVAGHNAQAAADAAAKIAGVSKVLLADAPQLEAGLAENVEATALNIAKDYSHILAPATAYGKNIAPRIAAKLDVAQISDITAVDSADTFERPIYAGNAIATVQSSDPIKVITVRATGFDPVAAEGGSAAVEKIEAAADVGKSQFVSREVTKLDRPELTSAKIIVSGGRGLGSGENYTKVLEPLADKLSAALGASRAAVDAGYVPNDYQVGQTGKIVAPQLYIAVGISGAIQHLAGMKDSKVIVAINKDPEAPIFSVADYGLVGDLFSLVPELVSEL
- a CDS encoding IclR family transcriptional regulator → MEKTDSQTGVTLTVERGLEVLHAFRAVRAPLSNAELVRRTGLPKATVSRLTSTLISTGYLRRVGGGRQFELSAGALSIGHAYLEANPVTRLVTPVMQKLADKLDLSVALAVPHRLDMVYIAWRASPKIATLRLGVGSLLPMESTAVGRAYLYGLPEDARDALIAELLEAAGDDADVVQKNLDAAFADLEQSGVCMSVGEYQRNAYGIAVPIVVGRTHTLMALNCGAVELEPDMTAIRRRVVSELKAAAETLSFILSDVDCEP
- a CDS encoding IclR family transcriptional regulator, producing MSPHARQAETPASGQEKATWGDPSLDDGRNLDSGSASQSMVVPLARSLAILAAFSPHEPWLGNQELVAETGIPAPTVSRMARSLVALGYLHYSPQRRKYRLAAPVLSLGYAAIAHSNVQLLARLEMQAFANASETYVVLGTRDRLDVIVLETCASKPASVDLKLYAGTRLRIASSPMGWAMLAALPELERFYLLGNIERKTGRDWPNLRRRISEGISQVHNVGYCVSLGEWEPDLTILAVPLVVQDHTPLVLACIGRSARLGRARVERELGPRLVAAARHLQEQAIVAG
- a CDS encoding NADH-dependent flavin oxidoreductase; amino-acid sequence: MTNEHASLFRSLVFRNGLTLRNRVVMAPMTTWSADPDGAISDAELDYYRRRVQGVGMVVTGCTHVTENGIGFTDEFAAYDDRFIPSLRRLAEAAKSGGALAVLQIFHAGNKAVVEAVPNGELVSASAVAALAGPFNRGDVTPRPLASNEIEDMVRAFGDTVRRAIEAGFDGVELHGAHGFLLQNFFSPRYNRRCDEWGGSLENRMRFPLAVVSEARRVIAAYAKRPFLLGYRISPEEREEGGYRVPDVCALVDKVIEGGVDYVHASLNDVRGARPLGADTGLTVKAIVDHVGGRVPVMSAGMLRTPREAADALDLGLSLVAVGKGLVMNPDWVAIAETGCDAQIRHAIDMGEQSQLSIPEGLWAAIEMAPGWIPVHRPEAVVD
- a CDS encoding LysR family transcriptional regulator translates to MDKLQAMKFFVRVAEEGSFTGAAERMDVTTALVSRAVGALETHLRTRLINRTTRRIALTEAGERYLGRCEQILAGIDLAEAEAADAHARPAGRLRVHATPGFGQSYVLPAVLAYRQSYPNVLVELTLSQHVPDLIDDGYDVSLQLSAADLPDSGLVSKRLGRLSSVLCASQAYLDTHGVPLDTQMLAEHACLQIVSSVFPNNHWQLTGPHGAERFELPPAQLRVNTAEALAVALRAGAGIGALPMSTAVPTLRGGGLVRVLPDYTLQSLTAYALYPSRQYLDAKIRTFVESLQASIPTALEADMAALNVT
- a CDS encoding pyruvate carboxylase; amino-acid sequence: MAAVTSTPIQSILIANRSEISIRVMRAAAELNIRTVAVYSKEDRLALHRFKADESYLIGEGKKPLAAYLDIDDILRVARQAKVDAIHPGYGFLSENPDFAQAVIDAGIRWIGPSPDVMRTLGNKVAARNAAIAAGVPVMPATAPLPDDLDACKALAAEVGYPLMLKASWGGGGRGMRVLENERDLETLLPVARREALAAFGNDEVYVEKLVRNARHVEVQVLGDLHGTVVHLYERDCTVQRRNQKVVERAPAPYLDHDGRQALCESALRLMRAVGYTHAGTVEFLMDADTGQFYFIEVNPRIQVEHTVTEMITGIDIVKAQIRITEGGQIGLTEDATDGDGSLIARAAGVPEQHAIPLNGNALQCRITTEDPENDFLPDYGRLTAYRSAAGFGVRLDAGTAYGGAVITPYYDSLLVKVTTWAPTAAESIHRMDRALREFRIRGVTSNLQFLENVINHPAFIAGDVTTRFIDKTPELLEFAKRGDRATKLLRYLGELNVNGNAEMNGRTLPALPLQKPVLPKIDTAVAIPAGTRDRLRELGPEKFARWMLDQKQVLLTDTTMRDAHQSLFATRMRTADMLPIAPFYARELSQLFSLECWGGATFDVALRFLKEDPWERLALLRERVPNILFQMLLRGSNAVGYTNYADNVVRFFVQQAASAGVDVFRVFDSLNWVRNMRVAIDAVGESGMLCEGAICYTGDLFDTSRSKYDLKYYVGIARELQQAGVHVLGIKDMAGICRPQAVATLVKALKEETGLPVHFHTHDTSGIAAASVLAAIGAGCDAVDGALDAMSGLTSQPNLSSIAAALAGSERDPGLDQDRLHEASMYWEGVRRYYAPFESEIRAGTADVYRHEMPGGQYTNLREQARSLGIDHRWTEVSRAYADVNRLFGDIVKVTPTSKVVGDMALMMVANDLSVDDVRSPDKDIAFPESVVSLFKGELGFPPDGFPAELSRKVLKSEPPAPYRPGDQIPPVDLDAARKQAEAACEQPLDDRQLASYLMYPKQTVDYYAHVRSYSDTSVVPTSAFLYGLQPQEEVAIDIEPGKTLLVSLQGQHADAEDGIVKVLFELNGQSRSALVEQKTVVHAGKERHGLQRADPGNPLHIAAPMPGSVVTVAVQPGQRVTAGTTLIALEAMKMETHIAAERDCEIAAVHVKPGERVAAKDLLIEMKGAV
- a CDS encoding acyl-CoA dehydrogenase family protein, which gives rise to MIRDQETLNGLLESIARFVRERLMPNEELVAETDEIPDDIVADMKAMGLFGLTIPERFGGLELTMEEEVLAVFELCHASPVFRSLLGTTVGIGSQGILFDGTPEQQEKYLPRLATGELIASFALTEPEAGSDAASLRTTAIRDGDDYVVNGTKRFITNAPHAGIFTLMARTNPDDKGSGGISAFIVDAKTPGISFGKRDKKMGQKGAHTCDVIFDGVRVPAANLIGGKEGQGFKTAMKVLDKGRIHIAAVCVAVAERMLSMALSYAMERKQFGKPIADFQLVQAMLADSKAEIYAARCMVVDAARRRDDKLPVSTEASCAKLFASEMCGRVADRAVQIFGGAGYMAEYAIERFYRDVRLFRIYEGTTQIQQVVIARNMVRDAQ